From the Kitasatospora viridis genome, one window contains:
- the ligD gene encoding non-homologous end-joining DNA ligase: MPDPTATVTEVAGRRLRLTHLDRVLYPGSGFTKAAMLHYYTRVAPAMLPQLMGRPASFLRLPEGVDGQRFWAKRVPPGAPSWVPRLQVTHRQETMPQVLVDDLPTLLWAANLGCLEFHVPQWHTDPALHDRLIIDLDPGDGVGLLECAVVALTARQLLADDGLTAFPKTAGSKGLHLSVPLHPTPAEAAGRYARDLARRLREALPTLVVDQMAKELRPGRVFVDWSQNNSAKTTVAAYSLRARPTPSVSAPLTWAELAAARRPADLVRTPEAVATRLAADGDPHAALADPDTAKALP; this comes from the coding sequence ATGCCCGATCCGACGGCCACCGTCACCGAGGTAGCCGGCCGCCGCCTGCGCCTCACCCACCTGGACCGCGTGCTCTACCCCGGCAGCGGCTTCACCAAGGCCGCGATGCTGCACTACTACACCCGGGTCGCGCCCGCCATGCTGCCACAGCTGATGGGGCGCCCGGCCAGCTTCCTGCGACTGCCGGAGGGGGTGGACGGCCAGCGCTTCTGGGCCAAGCGGGTACCGCCGGGTGCGCCCTCCTGGGTCCCGCGGCTCCAGGTGACCCATCGCCAGGAGACGATGCCCCAGGTGCTGGTGGACGACCTCCCCACCCTCCTGTGGGCCGCCAACCTGGGCTGCCTGGAGTTCCACGTCCCGCAGTGGCACACCGATCCGGCCCTGCACGACCGCCTGATCATCGACCTCGACCCCGGGGACGGCGTCGGCCTGCTGGAGTGCGCCGTCGTTGCCCTGACGGCCCGTCAACTCCTCGCGGACGACGGCCTGACGGCCTTTCCGAAGACCGCCGGCAGCAAGGGCCTGCACCTGAGCGTCCCCCTGCACCCCACCCCCGCCGAGGCGGCCGGCCGCTACGCCCGCGACCTGGCCCGCCGCCTGCGCGAGGCGCTGCCCACCCTGGTGGTCGACCAGATGGCCAAGGAACTGCGGCCCGGCCGGGTCTTCGTCGACTGGTCGCAGAACAACAGCGCCAAGACCACCGTCGCCGCCTACTCCCTGCGCGCCCGCCCGACCCCGTCCGTCTCCGCCCCGCTCACCTGGGCGGAACTGGCCGCCGCCCGCCGCCCCGCCGACCTCGTCCGCACCCCGGAAGCGGTCGCCACCCGCCTCGCCGCCGACGGCGACCCGCACGCGGCACTCGCCGACCCCGACACGGCGAAGGCGCTGCCCTAG
- a CDS encoding TIM-barrel domain-containing protein gives MRTPPRRSTTAPPTPGRWPLAALTAVLAVLCALLGGQLPARAATPSAGTLALNGTHEVDWQGHSYASGSVPDPSHCPTQAQDPTGQTCDHFDLTVDVPASHWADDPDGGVPVSIKWPDPTMEFDLYIYDTTGHEVAEAAMGADPSVAVIPNASGTYHVLVVPYSVTNSGYTATATIPQATTVGKATAISRAADGSYAIQAGKAVARIDFTSADVFRLQLAPDGTFTDPGGKEMIPDPPSTSKDTRQFDHGDYWGIGTKDLTLRAYKNPLRFALYRADNRTVVWQETRGLTWTADAMQQTLARGPQEQFFGAGEQNGSLSHRDQSVHVANDYNWNEGGYNNSQPFYLSSNGYGVFRDTFAPGLYDFGDPVRTSEQESRFDGWFMASPGKPDLKTVIGQYTDLVGKPFMPPVYGLEPGDSDCYLNNANRGQRHTLDALKVADGYTANQTPLGWMLVNDGYGCGYENLQQVGQGLRDHHMQLGLWTSTGLPNQGQEVQAGVRVRKLDVGWVGPGYQFALDGCMQAKQGIEQNSDARGFVWLPVSWAGAQRCGVLWSGDQTGTYDYVRWQIPTYAGATMSGIAYDTGDVGGIFGSDPRVETRDLEWKTFIPTIMTMDGWAATDKQPWQFGEPYTSVNNKYLQLKERLLPYLYTLAAQAHRSGVGAVRPLVLDYPNDPNTWGDAAKYEFLSGDDFLVAPVYDSSNTRNGIYLPAGTWVDYWTGKTYQGPTTINGYQAPLDTLPLFVKAGAVVPMWPQGTLSWQTRDTSKLDYDIYAQGDSQFSLYEDDGTTRAYQQGASATQQVTVRAAGQGHGATEITVGPSVGSYTGKPVARSYGFSIHVGAAPAVVLLDHRPLPASAWSWDQATGTVHLTTPAESTGSGFSLLLAGAGGLGR, from the coding sequence ATGCGCACCCCGCCCCGCCGCTCCACCACTGCACCGCCCACCCCCGGCCGCTGGCCACTGGCCGCGCTGACCGCCGTACTCGCGGTGCTCTGCGCACTGCTCGGCGGCCAACTCCCCGCCCGGGCGGCCACGCCGTCCGCCGGCACCCTGGCCCTCAACGGCACCCACGAGGTCGACTGGCAGGGCCACAGCTACGCCAGCGGCTCCGTCCCCGACCCCTCGCACTGCCCGACGCAGGCCCAGGACCCGACCGGCCAGACCTGCGACCACTTCGACCTCACCGTCGACGTCCCGGCGAGCCACTGGGCCGACGACCCGGACGGCGGCGTGCCGGTCTCCATCAAGTGGCCCGATCCGACGATGGAGTTCGACCTCTACATCTACGACACCACCGGCCACGAGGTGGCCGAGGCCGCGATGGGCGCCGACCCCTCGGTCGCGGTGATCCCGAACGCCTCGGGCACCTACCACGTGCTGGTGGTCCCCTACTCGGTGACCAACTCCGGCTACACCGCCACCGCGACCATCCCGCAGGCCACCACGGTCGGCAAGGCCACCGCCATCAGCCGCGCGGCGGACGGGAGTTACGCGATCCAGGCGGGCAAGGCAGTGGCCCGGATCGACTTCACCAGCGCCGACGTGTTCCGGCTCCAGCTCGCCCCGGACGGCACCTTCACCGACCCCGGCGGCAAGGAGATGATCCCTGACCCGCCGTCAACCAGCAAGGACACCAGGCAGTTCGACCACGGCGACTACTGGGGCATCGGCACCAAGGACCTCACCCTGCGGGCCTACAAGAACCCGCTGCGGTTCGCCCTCTACCGCGCCGACAACCGCACCGTGGTCTGGCAGGAGACCCGCGGCCTGACCTGGACCGCCGACGCGATGCAGCAGACCCTGGCCCGCGGCCCGCAGGAGCAGTTCTTCGGCGCCGGCGAGCAGAACGGCAGCCTCTCGCACCGCGACCAGAGCGTGCACGTGGCCAACGACTACAACTGGAACGAGGGCGGCTACAACAACTCCCAGCCCTTCTACCTCTCCTCCAACGGCTACGGCGTCTTCCGCGACACCTTCGCCCCGGGCCTCTACGACTTCGGCGACCCGGTGCGCACCTCGGAGCAGGAGAGCCGGTTCGACGGCTGGTTCATGGCCAGCCCGGGCAAGCCGGACCTGAAGACGGTGATCGGCCAGTACACCGACCTGGTCGGCAAGCCGTTCATGCCGCCGGTCTACGGCCTGGAGCCGGGCGACTCGGACTGCTACCTGAACAACGCCAACCGCGGTCAGCGCCACACCCTGGACGCCCTCAAGGTGGCCGACGGCTACACCGCCAACCAGACCCCGCTCGGCTGGATGCTGGTCAACGACGGCTACGGCTGCGGCTACGAGAACCTCCAGCAGGTCGGCCAGGGCCTGCGCGACCACCACATGCAGCTCGGCCTGTGGACCTCCACCGGCCTGCCCAACCAGGGCCAGGAGGTCCAGGCGGGCGTGCGGGTGAGGAAGTTGGACGTCGGCTGGGTCGGCCCCGGCTACCAGTTCGCGCTGGACGGCTGCATGCAGGCCAAGCAGGGCATCGAGCAGAACAGCGACGCCCGCGGCTTCGTCTGGCTGCCGGTCTCCTGGGCCGGCGCGCAGCGCTGCGGCGTGCTCTGGAGCGGCGACCAGACCGGCACCTACGACTACGTGCGCTGGCAGATCCCGACCTACGCGGGCGCCACCATGTCCGGCATCGCCTACGACACCGGTGACGTCGGCGGGATCTTCGGCTCCGACCCCCGGGTGGAGACCCGGGACCTGGAGTGGAAGACCTTCATCCCGACGATCATGACCATGGACGGCTGGGCGGCCACCGACAAGCAGCCCTGGCAGTTCGGCGAGCCCTACACCTCGGTCAACAACAAGTACCTCCAGCTCAAGGAGCGGCTGCTGCCCTACCTCTACACGCTGGCCGCCCAGGCCCACCGGAGCGGTGTCGGCGCGGTCCGCCCGCTGGTGCTGGACTACCCGAACGACCCCAACACCTGGGGCGACGCGGCCAAGTACGAGTTCCTCAGCGGCGACGACTTCCTGGTCGCCCCGGTCTACGACTCCTCGAACACCCGCAACGGCATCTACCTGCCGGCCGGCACCTGGGTGGACTACTGGACCGGCAAGACCTACCAGGGCCCGACCACGATCAACGGCTACCAGGCCCCGCTCGACACCCTGCCGCTCTTCGTGAAGGCGGGTGCGGTCGTGCCGATGTGGCCGCAGGGCACGCTCTCCTGGCAGACCCGGGACACCTCGAAGCTGGACTACGACATCTACGCCCAGGGCGACTCGCAGTTCAGCCTCTACGAGGACGACGGCACCACCCGGGCCTACCAGCAGGGCGCCAGCGCCACCCAGCAGGTGACCGTCCGGGCGGCCGGCCAGGGCCACGGCGCCACCGAGATCACCGTCGGCCCGAGCGTCGGCTCCTACACCGGCAAGCCGGTCGCGCGGTCCTACGGGTTCAGCATCCACGTCGGCGCCGCACCGGCCGTGGTGCTGCTCGACCACCGGCCGCTCCCGGCCTCCGCCTGGAGCTGGGACCAGGCCACCGGGACGGTGCACCTGACCACCCCGGCCGAGTCCACCGGCAGCGGCTTCTCGCTGCTGCTCGCGGGCGCGGGCGGCCTGGGCCGCTGA
- a CDS encoding bile acid:sodium symporter family protein, whose protein sequence is MPRIPLPRPRALRLPRLDPFIASLLATIALAALLPARGAAAPAVATAADAAVAVLFFLYGARLSAREALEGLKQWRLHGVVAAVTFGLFPLLGVAASLLVPGVLTPQLYQGLLFLTLLPSTVQSSIAFTSIARGNTAAAVCSATFSSLFGIVLTPLLAAFLLHTKGGVSAGTVLQIAEQLLLPFAAGQLTRRWTAGPMRRHRAVLGLVDRGSILLVVYSAFGAAVVGGVWGMLSLPRLGALLLVEAALLALVLGATLLLGRRLGFARADVVVLVFCGSKKSLASGVPMASVLFPGAAAGALVLPLMLFHQVQLMVCAVLARRWGARAAAAEPQDAARVPALT, encoded by the coding sequence ATGCCCCGAATACCCCTGCCCCGCCCCCGCGCCCTCCGGCTCCCCCGCCTCGACCCGTTCATCGCCTCCCTGCTCGCCACCATCGCCCTGGCCGCGCTGCTCCCGGCCCGCGGCGCGGCCGCACCGGCCGTCGCCACCGCGGCGGACGCGGCCGTCGCCGTGCTCTTCTTCCTCTACGGCGCCCGGCTCTCCGCCCGGGAGGCCCTGGAGGGGCTGAAGCAGTGGCGGCTGCACGGCGTGGTGGCCGCGGTGACCTTCGGACTCTTCCCGCTGCTCGGGGTGGCGGCGAGCCTGCTGGTCCCGGGGGTGCTCACCCCGCAGCTGTACCAGGGGCTGCTCTTCCTCACCCTGCTGCCCTCCACCGTGCAGTCCTCGATCGCCTTCACCTCGATCGCCCGCGGCAACACGGCGGCCGCGGTGTGCAGCGCGACCTTCTCCAGCCTGTTCGGCATCGTGCTGACGCCGCTGCTGGCCGCCTTCCTGCTGCACACCAAGGGCGGCGTCTCGGCGGGCACGGTGCTGCAGATCGCCGAGCAGCTGCTGCTGCCGTTCGCGGCGGGGCAGCTGACCCGGCGCTGGACGGCCGGGCCGATGCGCCGGCACCGCGCCGTGCTCGGACTGGTCGACCGGGGGTCGATCCTGCTGGTGGTCTACAGCGCGTTCGGCGCGGCCGTGGTCGGCGGGGTGTGGGGGATGCTCTCGCTGCCCCGGCTGGGAGCGCTCCTGCTGGTGGAGGCGGCGCTGCTGGCACTGGTGCTCGGCGCCACCCTGCTGCTCGGCCGGCGGCTGGGCTTCGCCCGCGCGGACGTGGTCGTCCTCGTCTTCTGCGGTTCGAAGAAGAGCCTGGCCAGCGGGGTGCCGATGGCCAGCGTGCTCTTCCCGGGCGCGGCGGCGGGGGCGCTGGTGCTGCCGCTGATGCTCTTCCACCAGGTGCAGTTGATGGTGTGCGCGGTGCTGGCCCGGCGCTGGGGTGCCCGGGCGGCGGCGGCCGAGCCGCAGGACGCCGCCCGGGTGCCCGCGCTGACCTGA
- a CDS encoding helical backbone metal receptor produces MATQLTDDLGHPVRLPRPVARVVSLVPSLTEAVAATAPQLLVGATDWCTHPADLRVTRIGGTKNPDVQAVRALAPDLVIANEEENRAPDLAALRAAGVPVYVTEVHTLDQALDSLDRLLTRACGLPRPDWLDAAAAAWAGPEPAVAVRTAVVPIWRRPWMVLGRDTFAGDLLRRLGVRNAYADHPERYPAVPLAELRDRASDLVVLPDEPYRFTAADGPEAFPGVPAALVSGRHLTWYGPSLVTAPSVLRAQLADCQLR; encoded by the coding sequence ATGGCGACTCAGCTGACCGACGACCTCGGGCACCCCGTCCGGCTGCCGCGCCCGGTGGCCCGGGTGGTCTCGCTGGTGCCCTCCCTGACCGAGGCCGTCGCCGCCACCGCGCCGCAGCTCCTGGTCGGCGCGACCGACTGGTGCACGCACCCCGCCGACCTGCGGGTGACCCGGATCGGCGGGACCAAGAACCCGGACGTCCAGGCGGTCCGCGCGCTCGCCCCCGACCTGGTGATCGCCAACGAGGAGGAGAACCGCGCGCCCGACCTGGCGGCCCTGCGCGCCGCGGGCGTCCCGGTGTACGTCACCGAGGTCCACACCCTCGACCAGGCGCTCGACTCGCTGGACCGGCTGCTCACCCGGGCCTGCGGGCTGCCCCGCCCGGACTGGCTGGACGCGGCGGCCGCGGCGTGGGCCGGGCCGGAGCCGGCGGTGGCCGTGCGCACCGCCGTCGTCCCGATCTGGCGCCGCCCCTGGATGGTGCTCGGCCGTGACACCTTCGCCGGCGACCTGCTGCGCCGACTCGGCGTGCGCAACGCCTACGCGGACCACCCCGAGCGCTACCCCGCCGTCCCGCTGGCCGAGTTGCGGGATCGGGCAAGCGATCTGGTGGTGCTGCCCGACGAGCCGTACCGCTTCACCGCGGCGGACGGCCCGGAGGCGTTCCCCGGCGTCCCGGCCGCCTTGGTGAGCGGACGTCACCTCACCTGGTACGGGCCTTCACTGGTGACGGCCCCGTCCGTTCTACGCGCGCAACTCGCCGACTGCCAATTGCGGTGA
- a CDS encoding cyclodehydratase: protein MRTKSLLSRASIVLAAGLALAGPLAPLASAADTPVDYACQATPPLGSAQNFDLPAGVNATAPASVAAGSQFSITLAPDALTVPSSVSGYSVQSIGDIQLSIPVPANATLNSESLSGGSGISQAAVSVSGSNVVLTVNDSLPGGSTFTLPAVTLNLTAGASGGTVQTTLGGTGYSDPGLTFSATVPVAFFTVNVPTACYPAAATVLSSTTID from the coding sequence ATGAGAACGAAGTCCCTCCTTTCGCGCGCCTCGATCGTGCTCGCCGCCGGCCTCGCCCTCGCCGGTCCGCTCGCGCCGCTCGCCTCGGCGGCCGACACCCCGGTGGACTACGCCTGCCAGGCAACCCCGCCGCTCGGCTCGGCGCAGAACTTCGACCTCCCGGCCGGCGTCAACGCCACCGCGCCCGCCTCGGTGGCGGCCGGCAGCCAGTTCAGCATCACGCTGGCGCCGGACGCGCTGACCGTGCCGAGCTCGGTCAGCGGGTACAGCGTGCAGTCGATCGGCGACATCCAACTCAGCATCCCCGTCCCGGCGAACGCCACGCTGAACAGCGAGTCGCTCTCCGGCGGCTCCGGGATCAGCCAGGCCGCCGTGTCTGTCAGCGGCAGCAACGTGGTGCTGACGGTGAACGACTCCCTGCCCGGCGGCAGCACCTTCACGCTGCCCGCCGTCACCCTGAACCTCACGGCGGGCGCGTCCGGCGGCACGGTGCAGACCACGCTCGGCGGCACCGGCTACAGCGACCCGGGCCTGACCTTCTCGGCGACCGTGCCGGTCGCGTTCTTCACGGTGAACGTGCCGACCGCCTGCTACCCGGCGGCCGCCACGGTGCTCAGCTCGACGACGATCGACTAG
- a CDS encoding amino acid permease: protein MQTTPVLPRQAAAPARRTVRRFGLPTATALVMGNIIGGGIFMLPAAVAPYGTVSLLAFAVLTVGAIALALVFGKLARRNPRTGGPYVYAREAFGDFAGFLSAWSYWITTWVSNAALAVAAVGYLDVLLPIQHSLPLTIGAALVLQWLPALANLAGTRYVGAVQVVSTVLKFIPLALVAIGGLFFFDPSKVGPFDASGSGWLGGMSASAAILLFSYLGVESAAMSAGEVRDPERNVGRASVLGTVGAAVVYLLGTLAVFGTVAHTQLVHSTAPFTDAVDAMFGGSWGGTAIAVAALVSMTGALNGWTLLAAQAPYAAARDGLFPSVFAVQRRGVPVYGVLISVGLASLLTVLNFASGAKGAFEILVLVTSFTATVPYLLSTAAQLYWLIRGEADRVSRGRLARDAALGLGAFAFSLWLLAGAGYAAVYQGVLFLFAGILVYVWMAGRRARAA from the coding sequence ATGCAGACCACCCCGGTCCTCCCACGCCAAGCAGCCGCACCCGCTCGGCGCACGGTCCGCCGGTTCGGCCTGCCGACCGCCACCGCGCTGGTCATGGGCAACATCATCGGCGGCGGCATCTTCATGCTCCCGGCGGCCGTCGCGCCCTACGGCACCGTCAGCCTGCTCGCCTTCGCCGTCCTCACCGTGGGAGCGATCGCCCTCGCCCTGGTCTTCGGCAAGCTCGCCCGCCGCAACCCGCGCACCGGCGGACCCTACGTCTACGCGCGGGAGGCCTTCGGCGACTTCGCGGGGTTCCTGTCCGCCTGGTCGTACTGGATCACCACCTGGGTCAGCAACGCCGCGCTGGCCGTCGCGGCCGTCGGCTACCTCGACGTCCTGCTCCCGATCCAGCACTCGCTGCCGCTGACCATCGGCGCGGCGCTGGTGCTGCAGTGGCTCCCGGCGCTGGCGAACCTGGCGGGCACCCGGTACGTGGGAGCGGTCCAAGTCGTCTCCACCGTCCTCAAGTTCATCCCGCTGGCACTGGTGGCCATCGGCGGGCTGTTCTTCTTCGACCCGTCCAAAGTCGGCCCGTTCGACGCCTCGGGCAGCGGCTGGCTCGGTGGTATGTCGGCCTCGGCGGCGATCCTGCTCTTCAGCTACCTCGGCGTCGAGTCCGCCGCGATGAGCGCCGGCGAGGTCCGCGACCCCGAACGCAACGTCGGCCGGGCCAGCGTGCTCGGCACGGTCGGCGCCGCCGTCGTCTACCTGCTCGGCACCCTCGCCGTCTTCGGCACCGTCGCCCACACCCAACTGGTGCACTCCACCGCCCCGTTCACCGACGCGGTCGACGCCATGTTCGGCGGCTCCTGGGGCGGCACCGCGATCGCCGTCGCAGCCCTCGTCTCGATGACCGGCGCCCTCAACGGCTGGACCCTGCTCGCCGCCCAAGCCCCGTACGCGGCCGCCCGCGACGGCCTCTTCCCGTCCGTCTTCGCCGTCCAGCGCCGCGGCGTCCCGGTCTACGGGGTGCTGATCAGCGTCGGCCTCGCCTCGCTGCTCACCGTCCTCAACTTCGCCTCCGGCGCGAAGGGCGCCTTCGAGATCCTCGTCCTGGTCACCTCCTTCACCGCCACCGTGCCGTACCTCCTCTCCACCGCCGCCCAGCTCTACTGGCTCATCCGCGGCGAGGCCGACCGCGTCAGCCGCGGCCGCCTGGCACGCGACGCGGCCCTGGGGCTCGGCGCGTTCGCCTTCTCGCTCTGGCTGCTCGCGGGTGCGGGGTACGCGGCGGTGTACCAGGGGGTGCTGTTCCTGTTCGCGGGGATCCTGGTCTACGTCTGGATGGCCGGTCGGCGGGCCCGGGCGGCCTGA
- a CDS encoding recombinase family protein, translated as MPVPTPGSESAERAAAYCWPSRPTSGGRPDHRDALDTQVRQAREQAAALGLSLGAQHVFTDTRPPNSPEEAPGWTALLTALRRGEAKHLLLPDGARLDRLPCAFAELLALAEEQRIHLHGHPADLNDPAVRTAALRRAERACQAARQASTRARKAHRQAAAEGRTHGGGLRRFGYAPGMTEVIEAEAEVVRELFARFLAGDSLRSLALDLNDRQIPTAYGNRWTVSGVGRLIEAPRYAGLRVQDGGVVRTADGGYVTADWPPCVSVQEWEAAQQVRADRAQAQEAGRRPRRDYPLTSLLRCTRCERHMVGSAIGGYPTYACTSNSSLEAEHCSRHIAAESLESHVAERAIALLEALDEPALDGVPVGEAARFGWSRLSPTRRAAVFRHFFSCIRIGPSSTSRSVFDPTRIELLPRRPFTD; from the coding sequence GTGCCCGTACCCACCCCCGGCAGCGAGTCGGCGGAGCGCGCCGCCGCCTACTGCTGGCCGAGCCGCCCGACCTCCGGCGGCCGCCCCGACCACCGGGACGCACTCGACACCCAGGTGCGCCAAGCCCGCGAGCAGGCCGCCGCGCTCGGGCTCTCGCTCGGCGCGCAGCACGTCTTCACCGACACCAGACCGCCGAACTCGCCCGAGGAGGCGCCGGGTTGGACCGCGCTGCTGACGGCGCTGCGGCGCGGCGAGGCGAAGCACCTGCTGCTGCCGGACGGCGCCCGGCTCGACCGCCTGCCGTGCGCCTTCGCCGAGTTGCTCGCGCTCGCCGAGGAGCAGCGGATCCACCTGCACGGCCACCCGGCCGACCTGAACGACCCGGCGGTGCGCACCGCCGCGCTGCGCCGGGCCGAGCGCGCCTGCCAGGCGGCCCGGCAGGCCTCCACCCGGGCCCGAAAGGCGCACCGGCAGGCGGCGGCCGAAGGGCGCACGCACGGCGGCGGGTTGCGCAGGTTCGGCTACGCGCCGGGGATGACGGAGGTGATCGAGGCGGAGGCCGAGGTGGTCCGCGAGCTCTTCGCCCGCTTCCTGGCGGGTGATTCGCTGCGCTCCCTGGCGCTCGATCTGAACGACCGTCAGATCCCCACCGCCTACGGCAATCGCTGGACGGTGAGCGGGGTCGGCCGGCTGATCGAGGCACCCCGGTACGCGGGGCTGCGGGTGCAGGACGGCGGGGTGGTGCGCACGGCGGACGGCGGGTACGTGACGGCGGACTGGCCGCCGTGCGTCAGCGTCCAGGAGTGGGAGGCCGCCCAACAGGTGCGGGCCGACCGGGCGCAGGCCCAGGAGGCGGGCCGGCGGCCGCGGCGCGACTACCCGCTGACCTCGCTGCTGCGCTGCACCCGGTGCGAGCGGCACATGGTGGGCTCCGCGATCGGCGGCTACCCGACCTACGCCTGCACCTCCAACAGCAGCCTGGAGGCGGAGCACTGCTCGCGGCACATCGCCGCCGAGTCGCTGGAGAGCCATGTCGCGGAGCGGGCGATCGCCCTGCTCGAAGCGCTCGACGAGCCCGCGCTGGACGGTGTGCCGGTCGGCGAGGCGGCCCGGTTCGGTTGGTCCAGACTGAGTCCGACCCGCCGGGCCGCGGTCTTCCGGCACTTCTTCTCCTGCATCCGGATCGGGCCCTCCTCGACCAGCCGCAGCGTCTTCGACCCGACCCGGATCGAGCTGCTGCCCCGCCGGCCGTTCACCGACTAG
- a CDS encoding Ku protein, producing MARPIWTGTLSFGLVAVPVGLFSATEDHGVHFRQLQRGTSDRVRNQRVNERTGEEVGYRDIVKGFELAEGEYVVVEPEELDRISPGRSKSIEIGGFVDLAEVDPIYFDKTYYLGPRGAEYAKVYGLLHRALAETNRAGLATFVMRGKQYLAAVRVEGDVLVLQTMHYADEVRDPHREIDNLPEQAVEPSGKELAVACQLIEALSTEWDPEAYRDDYTAQVRELVEAKLEGKEVVTAEPAPESTNVVDLMAVLERSLQQAGEGEGAGKAEERTPEPDLDGLTKAELYRLATEREIPGRSSMNREQLVEALRGKGRRLRAVS from the coding sequence ATGGCCAGGCCGATTTGGACGGGCACGTTGAGTTTTGGGCTGGTCGCGGTGCCGGTGGGGTTGTTCTCGGCGACCGAGGACCATGGGGTGCACTTCCGGCAGTTGCAGCGGGGGACGTCGGACCGGGTGCGGAACCAGCGGGTGAACGAGCGGACGGGGGAGGAGGTGGGGTACCGGGACATCGTGAAGGGGTTCGAGCTGGCCGAGGGGGAGTACGTGGTGGTGGAGCCCGAGGAGTTGGACCGGATCTCACCCGGACGGTCCAAGTCGATCGAGATCGGCGGCTTCGTGGACCTGGCCGAGGTGGACCCGATCTACTTCGACAAGACGTACTACCTGGGGCCGCGCGGTGCGGAGTACGCGAAGGTGTACGGGCTGCTGCACCGGGCGCTGGCGGAGACCAACCGGGCCGGGCTGGCGACGTTCGTGATGCGGGGCAAGCAGTACCTGGCGGCGGTGCGGGTGGAGGGCGATGTGCTGGTGCTGCAGACCATGCACTACGCGGACGAGGTGCGTGATCCGCACCGGGAGATCGACAACCTGCCGGAGCAGGCCGTCGAGCCGTCCGGGAAGGAGCTGGCGGTGGCCTGCCAGCTGATCGAGGCGCTGAGCACCGAGTGGGACCCCGAGGCGTACCGCGACGACTACACCGCGCAGGTGCGCGAGCTGGTGGAGGCGAAGCTGGAGGGCAAGGAGGTGGTGACTGCGGAGCCGGCGCCGGAGTCGACCAACGTGGTGGACCTGATGGCGGTGCTGGAGCGGAGCCTGCAGCAGGCGGGGGAAGGGGAGGGAGCGGGGAAGGCGGAGGAGCGGACTCCTGAGCCGGATCTGGACGGCCTCACCAAGGCCGAGCTGTACCGGCTCGCCACCGAGCGGGAGATCCCCGGGCGGTCCTCGATGAACCGGGAGCAGTTGGTGGAGGCCCTGCGTGGCAAGGGGCGCAGGTTGCGCGCCGTGTCCTAG
- a CDS encoding SHOCT domain-containing protein — translation MFVRHYHHFGGHVGWGPGFWLFAVGLGLLVVLLVVLIVLALRSRAGHGAHPLAAPGGGSWGGPAPTARPPGQEAERILAERYARGELDDEEYQRRLRTLREPPGGDG, via the coding sequence ATGTTCGTTCGCCACTACCACCACTTCGGTGGACACGTCGGTTGGGGACCGGGGTTCTGGCTGTTCGCGGTCGGCCTCGGGCTACTGGTGGTGCTGCTGGTGGTGCTGATCGTGCTGGCCCTGCGCTCGCGGGCCGGCCACGGCGCCCACCCGCTGGCCGCACCCGGCGGCGGGAGCTGGGGCGGCCCGGCGCCGACCGCTCGGCCACCCGGCCAGGAGGCCGAGCGGATCCTGGCGGAGCGGTACGCGCGGGGGGAGTTGGACGACGAGGAGTACCAGCGCAGACTCCGCACCCTGCGCGAACCGCCAGGAGGTGACGGCTAG
- a CDS encoding LysR substrate-binding domain-containing protein — translation MFDPVHLRSFLAVAQTGGFTRAAERLGLRQSTVSQHVRRLEEAADRRLFLRDTHSVQLTGEGEAMLGFARSILDAHEQAVGYFARTQVRGRVRFGASEDFVHTELPQVLRGFRRSNPQVDLELTVGLSAVLYEQLADGRLDLVLGKRAPGEELPGQLVWEDRLVWIGAEDFRTEELRADPGQPLPLIVYPPPSFTRARALEACERDGRPWRIACTSTSLSGVRAAALAGLGMVPHARSLIPPGLRELPQQAALPDLGTTEFVLTSGRVAARGPVRVLARAVLADAFRLHRAPAER, via the coding sequence GTGTTCGACCCGGTTCACCTGCGCTCCTTCCTCGCCGTCGCCCAAACCGGCGGCTTCACCCGTGCCGCCGAGCGCCTCGGGCTGCGCCAGTCGACGGTCAGTCAGCACGTGCGCCGCCTGGAGGAGGCCGCCGACCGCCGGCTCTTCCTGCGCGACACCCACTCCGTCCAGCTGACCGGCGAGGGCGAGGCGATGCTCGGCTTCGCCCGCAGCATCCTGGACGCCCACGAGCAGGCGGTCGGCTACTTCGCCCGGACCCAGGTGCGCGGCCGGGTCCGGTTCGGCGCCTCGGAGGACTTCGTGCACACCGAGCTGCCGCAGGTGCTGCGCGGGTTCCGGCGCAGCAACCCGCAGGTGGACCTGGAGCTCACCGTCGGTCTGAGCGCCGTGCTGTACGAGCAGTTGGCCGACGGGCGGCTCGACCTGGTGCTCGGCAAGCGGGCACCGGGCGAGGAGCTGCCCGGACAGCTGGTCTGGGAGGACCGGCTGGTCTGGATCGGCGCCGAGGACTTCCGCACCGAGGAGCTCCGGGCGGATCCGGGGCAGCCGCTGCCGCTGATCGTCTACCCGCCGCCCAGCTTCACCCGGGCCCGCGCGCTGGAGGCCTGCGAGCGGGACGGGCGGCCGTGGCGGATCGCCTGCACCAGCACCAGCCTCTCCGGCGTGCGGGCCGCCGCGCTGGCCGGGCTCGGCATGGTGCCGCACGCCCGCAGCCTGATCCCGCCCGGCCTGCGCGAGCTGCCGCAGCAGGCGGCGCTGCCGGACCTGGGCACCACCGAGTTCGTCCTCACCAGTGGACGGGTGGCGGCGCGCGGACCGGTGCGGGTGCTGGCCCGGGCCGTCCTCGCGGACGCCTTCCGCCTGCACCGCGCACCGGCCGAGCGCTGA